The following are encoded in a window of Candidatus Omnitrophota bacterium genomic DNA:
- a CDS encoding Rrf2 family transcriptional regulator translates to MKLITRDTDYAIRALCCIAGAREKTLSVRDLTGKLDMQRPFLRKILQKLNKEGLLDSSKGRGGGFTLALAPEKISVYSVMRVFQGPFSISEHLFKGKTCQFIETCFLKKKLDELERIITREMKSITIRSLLKKGPDFTGEV, encoded by the coding sequence ATGAAACTGATAACAAGAGACACAGATTATGCTATCCGCGCGCTCTGCTGTATCGCCGGGGCGAGGGAGAAGACGCTTTCGGTAAGGGACCTCACGGGGAAGCTGGACATGCAGAGGCCGTTTCTGAGGAAGATACTCCAGAAGCTCAATAAAGAGGGTTTGCTTGATTCTTCAAAAGGGCGCGGCGGGGGGTTTACCCTGGCGCTTGCGCCTGAAAAGATCAGCGTTTACTCGGTCATGAGGGTCTTCCAGGGACCCTTCAGTATAAGCGAGCACCTTTTCAAGGGCAAGACATGCCAGTTCATAGAGACTTGTTTCCTCAAAAAGAAGCTGGATGAGCTGGAAAGGATCATTACCCGTGAGATGAAAAGTATCACGATCAGGTCGCTTCTTAAAAAAGGCCCGGACTTTACCGGCGAGGTATGA
- a CDS encoding NrdH-redoxin: MQRMKNVTIYTTSTCPYCKKLKEHLKDNGVDFDNIDVSQDQDKVQKMVDKSKQMGVPVVDIEGQIIVGFDKEKIDEALDL; this comes from the coding sequence ATGCAGCGAATGAAAAATGTGACCATTTACACCACTTCGACATGTCCGTACTGCAAAAAACTCAAGGAACATCTTAAGGATAACGGCGTGGATTTCGATAATATCGATGTTTCCCAGGATCAGGACAAGGTCCAGAAAATGGTCGATAAATCCAAACAGATGGGAGTGCCCGTTGTGGATATAGAAGGACAGATCATTGTCGGGTTCGATAAGGAAAAAATAGACGAGGCACTTGATCTTTAA
- a CDS encoding rubrerythrin family protein: MEKSVKGTQTEKNLLAAFAGESQARNRYTYFASVAKKAGYEQIAAIFLETAENEKEHAKRFFKYLEGGDLEITAAYPAGVIGNTAENLEAAADGEQLEWTSLYKDFAGVARSEGFEEIAEQFDEIGKVEKEHEARYRKLLESLEKGTVFKRSSTVKWHCRNCGYVHEGEEPPQVCPACRHPQAYYEVLAENY, encoded by the coding sequence ATGGAAAAGAGCGTGAAAGGCACACAGACCGAGAAAAACCTTCTTGCCGCCTTCGCTGGCGAGTCGCAGGCAAGGAATAGATACACGTATTTCGCCAGTGTGGCGAAAAAGGCCGGTTATGAGCAGATAGCCGCGATATTCCTGGAAACCGCCGAGAACGAGAAAGAGCACGCCAAAAGGTTCTTCAAATATCTTGAAGGAGGGGATCTGGAGATAACTGCTGCTTACCCCGCGGGTGTCATCGGCAATACGGCCGAGAACCTCGAGGCTGCAGCGGACGGCGAACAGCTGGAGTGGACCAGCCTGTACAAGGATTTCGCGGGAGTGGCCAGGTCTGAAGGGTTCGAAGAAATAGCCGAGCAGTTCGACGAAATAGGCAAGGTGGAGAAAGAGCACGAGGCCAGATACAGGAAACTCCTCGAAAGCCTGGAAAAAGGCACGGTATTCAAGAGGTCTTCAACCGTTAAGTGGCACTGCCGTAACTGCGGCTACGTGCACGAAGGGGAAGAACCGCCACAGGTCTGCCCGGCGTGCCGCCACCCGCAGGCTTATTACGAGGTGCTGGCCGAGAATTATTGA
- a CDS encoding cupin domain-containing protein, with protein sequence MISDNNKEPLSSRALDLAEVIDYQPGAVVSRTLIDKPEGTVSVFAFEAGEGLSEHTAPFDALVGVIEGTGEVVISSEKHDLKKGQIIIMPANRPHSVKAASRLKMMLVMIRGD encoded by the coding sequence ATGATATCAGATAATAACAAAGAACCTCTCAGCTCCAGAGCGCTCGATCTGGCGGAGGTCATTGACTACCAGCCCGGAGCTGTGGTCAGCCGTACGCTTATAGACAAGCCCGAAGGGACGGTCAGCGTGTTCGCTTTTGAAGCGGGTGAGGGGCTGAGCGAACATACCGCTCCGTTCGACGCGCTGGTAGGAGTCATAGAAGGAACCGGAGAAGTGGTCATATCTTCAGAAAAACATGATCTTAAAAAAGGCCAGATCATAATCATGCCCGCCAACAGGCCACATTCAGTAAAAGCAGCGAGCAGGCTCAAGATGATGCTTGTTATGATCAGGGGCGATTGA
- a CDS encoding phosphatase PAP2 family protein — translation MTEFLKSIDTAVFYFINRDCKTLFLDMVMPYITEIGGGRIIFVVALLMLFVKRRDVKMTGVILMAGVTLTYQTVYLLKMIIGRPRPFMSLAEVNTLFTTSGFSFPSAHASMAFMAAYILGANFRRSSALFYLLASASAFSRVYLGVHYPSDVIAGAFVGIFLGYFLRRISEHIKKSYSTSRL, via the coding sequence ATGACGGAATTTTTAAAGAGTATCGATACGGCGGTATTTTACTTCATCAACAGGGACTGCAAGACGCTTTTTCTTGACATGGTAATGCCGTATATCACAGAAATAGGAGGCGGCAGGATCATATTCGTTGTGGCATTACTGATGCTTTTCGTAAAGCGCAGGGATGTAAAGATGACCGGTGTGATCCTCATGGCGGGAGTTACCCTGACCTACCAGACCGTCTACCTGCTTAAGATGATAATAGGCCGCCCCAGGCCTTTCATGTCCCTGGCCGAGGTTAACACGCTTTTCACGACCAGTGGGTTCAGCTTTCCTTCCGCTCACGCTTCCATGGCCTTTATGGCCGCATATATACTGGGGGCTAACTTCAGGCGCTCTTCCGCGCTTTTTTACCTACTGGCTTCGGCTTCCGCGTTCTCCAGGGTGTATCTTGGCGTGCATTATCCCTCAGATGTCATTGCCGGCGCGTTCGTGGGGATCTTTCTGGGCTACTTCCTCAGGCGCATTTCCGAACATATTAAAAAATCTTACTCTACGAGCCGTTTATGA
- a CDS encoding radical SAM protein: MRNILLVNPWIYDFAAYDLWLKPWGLLKISAVLKEKGLRLFMVDTTDRHHPGLDERPRDHMDGTGKFREEEIEKPGILEKIPRKYKRYGLSVEAFLGALPEEDIDLILLSSGMTYWYPGVFEAVRLLRMEYPGVAIALGGTYATLEYEHARLNSGADIVISNSELDKLSELLGGGYDLSFQNLLDKTIDYDWYPRSAYAVLRLSLGCPFDCAYCAQKRLGPSFMLKEEQAAISEFSALYERGIRNFAFYDDALLFAGDYLVQYLERITSSGLDARFYTPNGLHARFMSQRKADLMKKAGFVNPTLSLEIADPDKARSWHNKVTVEELRKAIGSLRKAGYRKGRYTVYLMLGMPGTSISDVKRSVDLVHSLGAKVSLSEYSPVPGSTKTPCFTADEKDPLYQNNSIFPTFCASEWGQVKKIKEYTRQLNTKLLSGKNTHDIPA, encoded by the coding sequence ATGAGGAATATCCTGCTTGTAAACCCCTGGATATATGATTTTGCGGCTTATGACCTGTGGCTTAAACCCTGGGGGCTCTTGAAGATATCCGCGGTCCTGAAAGAGAAAGGGCTGCGTCTTTTCATGGTGGATACTACCGACAGGCATCACCCGGGGCTTGATGAAAGACCCAGGGATCATATGGATGGCACGGGCAAGTTCCGCGAGGAAGAAATAGAAAAGCCCGGTATACTGGAGAAGATACCCAGAAAGTACAAAAGGTACGGCCTTTCCGTGGAAGCTTTCCTGGGGGCGCTGCCGGAAGAGGATATAGACCTAATCCTTCTTTCCTCGGGCATGACGTACTGGTATCCGGGGGTTTTCGAGGCCGTGAGACTCCTGCGCATGGAATACCCCGGAGTTGCCATAGCGCTCGGAGGCACTTATGCTACGCTGGAATACGAACACGCCCGTTTAAATAGCGGCGCGGACATTGTTATATCAAACAGTGAACTGGATAAGCTTTCTGAGCTTTTGGGCGGAGGGTATGATCTTTCCTTCCAGAACCTTCTTGATAAGACCATTGATTATGACTGGTACCCGAGGAGTGCGTATGCGGTTCTCAGGCTGTCCCTCGGGTGCCCCTTTGATTGCGCCTATTGCGCCCAGAAGCGCTTAGGTCCCTCTTTCATGTTAAAAGAGGAACAGGCGGCCATCAGCGAGTTCAGCGCTCTTTATGAAAGAGGCATAAGGAACTTCGCATTTTATGACGACGCACTCCTGTTCGCGGGAGATTACCTGGTCCAATACCTGGAAAGGATAACAAGTTCGGGGCTTGATGCGAGGTTCTATACCCCCAACGGACTGCACGCAAGGTTCATGTCGCAGAGGAAAGCGGATCTCATGAAAAAGGCGGGGTTCGTTAATCCAACCTTGAGCCTTGAGATCGCCGATCCCGACAAGGCCCGCTCCTGGCATAACAAAGTCACGGTAGAGGAGCTGAGAAAAGCGATAGGCTCTCTCCGGAAGGCAGGTTACCGAAAAGGCAGGTACACGGTATACCTGATGCTGGGCATGCCGGGAACCAGCATCAGTGACGTTAAGCGGAGCGTGGACCTCGTGCATTCGCTGGGAGCGAAAGTATCATTGAGTGAATATTCACCCGTACCGGGTTCAACGAAGACGCCCTGCTTTACAGCTGATGAGAAGGACCCTTTATACCAGAATAACAGTATATTTCCCACATTCTGTGCCTCCGAATGGGGCCAGGTCAAAAAGATCAAAGAATACACCAGGCAGCTTAATACAAAGCTGTTGTCCGGTAAGAATACCCACGATATACCCGCCTGA
- a CDS encoding N-glycosylase/DNA lyase: MMKELIAGHARKKDLIKRRLRQFKKTWNGTEKKIFSELCFCICTPQSRAVYCDKAVSRLERSGTLFTGTVRQIRKGLEAVRFPNNKARYIVGARKLFTTDGSIRIKDKIDPGDILKTRDWLVMNVKGLGYKEASHFLRNIGFGRGLAILDVHIIRNLIRYGVVEEAPSNLSRARYLRIEEKMRKFSQKIDIPMEELDLLFWSEETGEIFK, encoded by the coding sequence ATGATGAAAGAACTCATCGCCGGCCACGCGCGAAAAAAGGACCTTATAAAAAGGCGGCTCAGGCAATTCAAGAAAACATGGAACGGAACTGAAAAGAAGATCTTCAGTGAGCTGTGTTTCTGTATATGCACCCCGCAGTCACGGGCGGTATACTGCGATAAGGCGGTCTCGCGCCTTGAGAGGAGCGGTACCCTTTTTACCGGCACCGTCCGACAGATAAGAAAAGGCCTTGAGGCGGTGCGCTTTCCGAATAACAAGGCCAGGTACATAGTCGGAGCTAGAAAGCTCTTCACCACCGACGGTTCTATCAGGATCAAGGATAAAATAGACCCGGGCGATATACTCAAGACCCGTGACTGGCTCGTGATGAACGTGAAGGGTCTCGGATATAAGGAAGCGAGCCATTTCCTGAGGAACATAGGATTCGGCAGGGGGCTTGCGATACTGGACGTGCACATAATCAGGAACCTCATCAGGTACGGGGTTGTTGAAGAAGCCCCATCCAATCTATCAAGGGCCAGATACCTCCGGATCGAGGAGAAGATGAGGAAGTTCTCCCAAAAAATAGATATACCAATGGAAGAACTTGATCTATTGTTCTGGTCAGAGGAGACCGGGGAAATATTCAAGTAG
- a CDS encoding alpha/beta fold hydrolase: MFVSSCLYYIIKIRVIAKRVFISGGLAGNGGKEVLMSPAGRFIYYIAIAIILAALFYLYLKWFERSNIYFPTRQMDATPASVGLSYQEVDFTAADGVSLNGWFIPARGSARAAVLICHGNAGNISHRLGIMQMFHRMGLDVFIFDYRGYGKSSGSPSEEGLYLDAEGAYSYLAKEKDLGAHRIVLYGKSIGGNVAIDLAVGVDADILIANSAFTSTPDMAREIYPFLPLGKFITQKFDASSKIGLVKCPKLFVYSKTDEIVPYSHGERLFSKALPPKELLTVEGGHNDPLYDDPDFRDGIDSFLKKHGI, from the coding sequence ATGTTTGTCTCATCATGCCTTTATTATATAATAAAAATACGCGTTATCGCAAAGCGAGTGTTTATTTCCGGCGGGTTGGCCGGTAACGGAGGGAAAGAGGTTTTAATGTCTCCTGCAGGCAGATTCATCTATTACATAGCCATTGCCATAATACTGGCCGCTTTATTTTACCTCTATTTAAAGTGGTTCGAAAGAAGCAATATCTACTTTCCCACACGCCAGATGGATGCCACTCCAGCGTCCGTCGGTCTTAGTTACCAAGAGGTGGATTTTACCGCGGCTGACGGTGTCAGCCTGAACGGGTGGTTCATTCCCGCCCGGGGAAGCGCAAGGGCGGCGGTCCTCATATGCCACGGGAACGCGGGCAACATAAGCCACAGGTTGGGGATCATGCAGATGTTCCACCGGATGGGGCTTGACGTTTTCATATTCGATTATCGCGGGTACGGGAAAAGCTCGGGAAGCCCGAGCGAGGAGGGCCTGTACCTGGACGCCGAGGGGGCATACAGCTATCTTGCGAAAGAGAAAGACCTCGGCGCGCACCGTATCGTTCTATACGGAAAATCCATCGGCGGGAACGTTGCCATCGACCTGGCGGTCGGGGTGGATGCCGATATCCTTATTGCCAACAGCGCTTTTACTTCAACGCCGGATATGGCCCGGGAGATATATCCTTTTCTGCCCCTGGGGAAATTCATAACGCAGAAGTTCGACGCATCCTCCAAGATCGGCCTGGTTAAATGCCCCAAGCTCTTCGTGTACAGCAAAACCGATGAGATCGTGCCTTATTCCCACGGTGAAAGACTTTTCAGTAAAGCACTTCCGCCGAAGGAACTTCTGACCGTAGAGGGAGGGCATAACGACCCATTGTACGATGATCCGGATTTCAGGGATGGGATCGATTCTTTTTTGAAAAAACATGGTATATGA
- a CDS encoding class II fructose-1,6-bisphosphate aldolase — translation MHSYKDLGLTPTKEMYVKAIDGKYAVPGYNFNNLEQLQAIMTACIETASPVILQVSSGARKYANQTLLRHLANGAMDLVKEAGANIPVALHLDHGDSFELCVSCIETGFSSVMIDGSSHSFEDNITLTKKVVDYAHKHGVSVEGELGVLAGIEDEVQHEVSHYTKPEEVEEFVAKTGVDSLAISIGTSHGAYKFKLKPGEEVPPLRFDILEEVEKRIPGFPIVLHGASSVIPEYVDIINRYGGKLENACGVPEDQLRKATQSAVCKINIDSDGRLAMTAKVREVLATKPEEFDPRKYLGPARDELIKMYKHKNENVLGSAGKA, via the coding sequence ATGCATAGCTACAAGGATCTTGGTCTAACTCCCACTAAAGAGATGTATGTAAAGGCAATTGACGGCAAATACGCCGTTCCGGGTTATAATTTCAATAACCTGGAGCAGCTTCAGGCCATAATGACTGCATGTATAGAGACCGCCTCGCCCGTTATCCTACAGGTATCTTCCGGCGCCCGGAAGTACGCCAACCAGACGCTTCTGAGGCACCTGGCGAACGGTGCGATGGACCTTGTTAAAGAAGCGGGGGCGAATATCCCTGTCGCTCTGCACCTGGACCACGGGGATTCCTTTGAATTATGCGTATCCTGCATAGAGACCGGTTTTTCTTCGGTCATGATAGACGGCTCGTCCCATTCATTCGAGGATAATATAACGTTGACGAAGAAGGTCGTTGATTATGCCCATAAGCACGGCGTTTCGGTAGAGGGGGAGCTCGGGGTGCTGGCGGGGATAGAGGATGAAGTACAGCATGAGGTGAGCCATTACACGAAACCCGAGGAGGTCGAGGAGTTCGTTGCAAAGACCGGGGTGGACAGCCTGGCCATATCCATCGGCACATCCCACGGAGCTTACAAATTCAAGCTAAAACCAGGCGAAGAGGTTCCACCGCTCAGGTTCGATATACTTGAAGAGGTGGAGAAGAGGATACCCGGGTTCCCGATAGTGCTCCACGGGGCCAGTTCGGTTATACCCGAATACGTGGATATAATAAACCGTTACGGCGGTAAACTGGAGAACGCCTGCGGTGTTCCGGAAGACCAGCTCAGAAAAGCTACACAGTCGGCGGTATGTAAGATAAACATTGATTCCGACGGCAGGCTGGCCATGACCGCCAAGGTTCGCGAAGTCCTAGCCACCAAGCCGGAAGAGTTCGATCCGAGGAAATACCTCGGTCCGGCCAGGGACGAACTCATCAAGATGTACAAGCACAAGAATGAGAACGTCCTGGGAAGCGCGGGCAAGGCGTAA
- a CDS encoding glycosyltransferase, with the protein MMRQTFFSVIIPTFNRHDLLKKAVDSVLDQTFGDLELVIVDDGSSDGTEHLIRGYTDRRIIYLRQDNEGVSRARNRGLELAAGRYIAFLDSDDRWVSEKLNRAVDYINRFPEIKIFHTEEIWYRKGKLLNQKKKHKKPTGSVYLKALPLCCISISTAVIEREVFRRVGNFDENLEACEDYDFWLRATSIYPVKLIPEYLTVKDGGRPDQLSSSVWGLDRYRIRALEKMLDADVLSDAYHEATLDELRDKCRVFSAGALKRGNKEAAGYYARLTEKYET; encoded by the coding sequence ATGATGAGACAAACATTCTTTTCGGTCATAATACCCACTTTCAACAGGCATGATCTGCTCAAAAAAGCCGTTGATTCGGTCCTGGATCAGACGTTCGGGGATTTGGAGCTGGTCATCGTCGATGACGGTTCAAGTGACGGTACCGAGCACCTCATACGCGGATACACCGACAGGCGCATAATTTATCTTCGGCAGGATAATGAAGGCGTTTCCCGCGCCCGCAACAGGGGCCTGGAACTGGCTGCCGGGCGTTATATCGCTTTTCTGGATTCGGACGACCGTTGGGTAAGCGAGAAGCTCAACAGAGCAGTCGACTACATTAACCGCTTCCCGGAAATAAAGATATTCCATACCGAAGAGATATGGTACCGCAAGGGAAAGCTTCTTAACCAGAAGAAAAAACACAAAAAACCCACCGGCAGTGTCTATCTCAAAGCCCTGCCTCTTTGCTGCATAAGCATTTCTACGGCGGTCATCGAAAGGGAGGTCTTCCGAAGGGTCGGGAATTTCGACGAGAACCTGGAAGCTTGTGAAGACTACGATTTCTGGCTGAGGGCCACCAGTATCTATCCCGTCAAACTCATACCAGAATATCTTACCGTCAAGGACGGGGGCAGACCGGACCAGCTTTCCTCGAGCGTATGGGGTCTGGACAGGTACAGGATAAGGGCCCTTGAAAAAATGCTGGATGCGGACGTGTTGTCTGATGCTTACCACGAGGCGACACTTGATGAACTTCGCGACAAGTGCAGGGTTTTTTCCGCAGGAGCGCTAAAGCGCGGCAATAAAGAAGCCGCCGGATATTACGCACGCCTTACTGAAAAATATGAAACCTGA
- a CDS encoding desulfoferrodoxin FeS4 iron-binding domain-containing protein, with translation MTGLRDLYYCEVCGHVVEIAKEGAPSLVCCEKPMVKLEAKTEDKGQEKHVPVVSETGKEDVSCASCGEGSVCIEVKIGSEPHPMEEDHYIKFIEVLTQDKVMRYELKPGDNPQAHFCCVSKGDIVEVREFCNVHMLWKA, from the coding sequence ATGACAGGGTTACGGGACTTATATTATTGTGAGGTATGCGGGCATGTCGTCGAGATAGCCAAAGAGGGGGCACCGTCACTTGTCTGCTGCGAGAAGCCTATGGTCAAGCTTGAGGCCAAGACAGAGGATAAAGGGCAGGAAAAACACGTTCCCGTGGTCAGTGAGACCGGTAAGGAGGACGTATCCTGCGCCTCCTGCGGGGAAGGGTCTGTCTGTATAGAGGTCAAAATCGGCAGCGAGCCGCACCCCATGGAAGAGGACCATTATATCAAGTTCATCGAGGTCTTGACGCAAGACAAGGTCATGAGATATGAGCTTAAGCCCGGCGACAACCCACAGGCACATTTCTGCTGCGTTTCAAAGGGTGATATAGTTGAAGTAAGGGAGTTCTGCAACGTGCATATGTTGTGGAAGGCTTAG
- a CDS encoding TIGR00725 family protein → MVSVIGGHECDGDIAELARQIGETIAEEDAVLVCGGLGGIMEAACRGAKGKGGLTLGIIPGEDKSEANKCVDIVIATGMGYSRNTLVAGTPDMVVALPGRYGTLSEIAFALNAKIPVYGFGTWDIEGVCRLDSVEELEKAIRKRMGEGA, encoded by the coding sequence ATGGTTTCGGTCATCGGCGGGCATGAATGCGACGGGGATATCGCAGAACTGGCACGGCAGATAGGAGAGACAATAGCCGAAGAAGACGCCGTGCTTGTCTGCGGGGGCCTCGGCGGCATCATGGAAGCTGCCTGCCGCGGTGCGAAAGGAAAAGGCGGACTTACCTTGGGGATAATCCCCGGGGAGGATAAGTCCGAGGCGAATAAGTGTGTTGATATCGTTATCGCCACCGGCATGGGCTACTCGCGTAACACGCTGGTCGCCGGCACGCCCGATATGGTGGTGGCCCTTCCGGGAAGGTACGGCACGCTTTCAGAGATAGCTTTCGCTCTTAACGCTAAGATACCGGTCTACGGTTTCGGGACATGGGATATCGAGGGTGTCTGCCGCCTGGATTCGGTGGAAGAGCTTGAAAAAGCCATCAGAAAGAGAATGGGGGAAGGCGCATGA